The following proteins are encoded in a genomic region of Cyanobacterium sp. T60_A2020_053:
- the ruvA gene encoding Holliday junction branch migration protein RuvA, with product MISYLKGNLIKVIHSHNKRIFLILEVNNIGYEVQIFSRFARDLETKKNQDIQIFTHLQIREDQQILYGFQSPAQRDLFRQLINVSGIGVQSALNLIDTLGLEELVQAIVTGNTRMLAKTPGVGQKTAERIALELKTKLSQWRLEAGINFADGNTPPAPSILADLEMTLLALGYTEEEIQRAISVISQDSLLCKNPLVEEWIRGAITFLSSDI from the coding sequence ATGATCAGTTATTTAAAAGGTAATTTAATTAAAGTTATTCACAGTCATAATAAACGAATTTTTCTAATTTTGGAAGTGAATAATATTGGTTATGAGGTTCAAATATTTTCTCGTTTCGCTCGTGATTTAGAAACAAAAAAAAATCAAGATATACAAATTTTTACCCACTTACAAATTAGAGAAGATCAACAAATATTATATGGCTTTCAAAGCCCTGCACAAAGAGATTTATTTCGTCAATTAATCAATGTATCAGGAATCGGAGTACAAAGCGCCCTCAACCTCATCGATACATTAGGGTTAGAGGAATTAGTACAAGCAATTGTCACGGGAAATACTAGAATGTTAGCAAAAACCCCGGGAGTGGGACAAAAAACCGCCGAAAGAATTGCCTTAGAATTGAAAACAAAATTATCTCAGTGGCGCTTGGAGGCAGGAATTAACTTTGCAGATGGTAATACCCCCCCAGCGCCCTCCATCCTAGCTGATTTAGAAATGACCTTACTGGCACTAGGATATACAGAGGAGGAAATCCAACGGGCAATTTCTGTGATCAGCCAAGATAGTTTATTATGTAAAAATCCATTAGTAGAAGAATGGATTAGGGGCGCTATTACTTTTCTTTCCAGTGATATTTAA
- the purS gene encoding phosphoribosylformylglycinamidine synthase subunit PurS, translating into MKKYSARVYVTLRNSVLDTAGTAVESGLHQLGYEGIEGVRIGKYIQMNLSALHREEAEKNLHQMCDQLLANPVIENYSFELTAVEE; encoded by the coding sequence ATGAAAAAGTATTCAGCGCGCGTCTATGTAACCTTGAGAAATTCAGTATTAGATACAGCAGGAACAGCAGTAGAATCAGGTTTACATCAGTTAGGCTATGAAGGGATAGAAGGGGTAAGAATCGGGAAATATATCCAAATGAATTTAAGCGCCCTCCACCGTGAGGAAGCCGAAAAGAATTTACATCAAATGTGTGATCAATTATTGGCTAATCCCGTCATTGAAAACTACTCTTTTGAATTAACTGCGGTGGAGGAATAA
- a CDS encoding PepSY domain-containing protein produces MKKIALKLHKILGLNLALIIIFIALTGSYLVWDREINPVIRNEVNQVIIDDNKPFLGLSDIRDIMVNDYPDSYLKKIIIPKEINQSYRLVVHNVNDIRQDFYLHPQTGEILHIYQRNHTFDPILIKIHTELLTGITGKILLGLVGISLFLLTITGLWLWNGWQKLAMGFKIRFGSKWRLLNYDLHKVIGILSLVFVANFAVTGAILALDKPIRDLMFSPAVKTDLAEIITTDKSNNLLSLESMLSTAKKEIVNGKFTEVNFPTDLEKGVTFRFKLANDITPQGKSTVTVNPYNGNVTMVDDFSQQSWYNQLKASVKVLHYGTFGSVLVLIFYFILGIILASLAFTGFSLWWGKMLIYLSQNLRQN; encoded by the coding sequence ATGAAAAAAATTGCTCTAAAACTTCATAAAATATTAGGTTTAAATTTAGCTTTAATAATAATATTTATCGCTTTAACTGGTAGTTATTTAGTTTGGGATAGGGAAATTAACCCTGTGATTAGAAATGAAGTTAATCAAGTTATCATTGACGATAATAAACCATTTTTAGGATTAAGTGATATTAGAGATATTATGGTTAATGATTATCCTGATAGTTATTTGAAAAAAATTATTATCCCTAAAGAAATCAATCAATCTTATCGTTTAGTTGTCCATAATGTGAATGATATTCGTCAAGATTTTTACCTTCACCCTCAAACAGGAGAAATACTCCATATTTACCAAAGAAATCATACTTTTGATCCTATTTTGATTAAAATTCATACAGAGTTATTAACTGGTATAACAGGAAAAATTTTACTTGGTTTAGTGGGAATTAGTTTATTTTTGTTAACAATTACTGGTTTATGGTTGTGGAATGGATGGCAAAAATTAGCCATGGGTTTTAAAATTCGTTTTGGCTCAAAATGGCGTTTATTAAATTATGATTTACATAAAGTAATTGGTATTTTATCCTTAGTTTTTGTGGCTAATTTTGCGGTGACGGGCGCTATTCTAGCTTTAGATAAACCGATTAGAGATTTAATGTTTTCTCCTGCTGTAAAAACTGATTTAGCGGAAATCATTACTACTGATAAAAGTAATAATTTATTATCTTTAGAGTCAATGTTATCAACGGCAAAAAAAGAGATTGTTAACGGTAAGTTTACGGAGGTAAATTTTCCTACTGATTTAGAAAAAGGAGTAACTTTTCGTTTTAAATTAGCCAATGATATTACCCCTCAAGGCAAAAGCACAGTAACGGTTAATCCTTATAATGGTAATGTGACTATGGTAGATGATTTTAGTCAACAGTCTTGGTATAACCAACTTAAAGCCTCTGTAAAGGTGTTACATTATGGTACTTTTGGCAGTGTTTTAGTGTTGATTTTTTATTTTATTTTAGGCATTATTTTAGCTAGTTTAGCTTTTACTGGTTTTAGTTTATGGTGGGGAAAAATGTTAATTTATCTAAGCCAAAATCTACGCCAAAATTAG
- the purQ gene encoding phosphoribosylformylglycinamidine synthase subunit PurQ yields MKFGIVVFPGSNCDRDVAMVTEGILNQPTRMVWHQETDISDLDVIIVPGGFSYGDYLRCGAIARFSPVMNSIIAHGQAGKYVLGICNGFQVLTESGLLRGALVRNRDLHFICDQVPVRVEHNNSVWTNNYQCQQVLSLPIAHGEGNYFADDDTLKALEDNQQIIFRYCDGEGKINSSGNPNGSCGNIAGITNEKGNVLGMMPHPERASDAMLGFTDGRALFTSILSAMVGV; encoded by the coding sequence ATGAAATTTGGTATAGTTGTTTTCCCCGGCTCAAATTGTGATCGTGATGTGGCAATGGTGACAGAAGGCATTTTAAATCAACCTACCCGTATGGTATGGCATCAGGAAACGGATATTAGTGATCTTGATGTGATAATTGTACCGGGTGGTTTTAGCTACGGCGATTACTTGCGTTGTGGCGCTATCGCTCGTTTTTCCCCCGTGATGAATAGTATTATTGCTCATGGTCAAGCTGGTAAATATGTATTAGGTATCTGTAACGGTTTTCAAGTGTTGACAGAGTCAGGGTTGTTGCGAGGGGCGCTGGTGCGTAATCGAGACTTACATTTTATTTGCGATCAAGTGCCTGTTAGGGTAGAACATAATAACTCAGTGTGGACAAATAATTATCAATGTCAGCAAGTGTTATCTTTACCCATTGCCCATGGTGAGGGTAATTATTTTGCCGATGACGATACCTTAAAAGCCTTAGAGGATAATCAACAAATTATTTTCCGTTATTGTGATGGTGAGGGAAAAATCAATTCTTCTGGTAATCCTAACGGTTCCTGTGGTAACATCGCTGGAATTACTAATGAAAAGGGTAATGTTTTGGGTATGATGCCTCACCCTGAGAGGGCAAGTGATGCCATGTTGGGCTTTACCGATGGGAGGGCGCTGTTTACCAGCATTTTATCTGCTATGGTTGGAGTCTAA
- a CDS encoding BrnT family toxin: protein MRFHWDKNKAESNFLKHGITFEDAVTIFADPYLLFTEDIKHSQKEQREWAMGESENGLILVVVFTVRQEVFRIISARKATKKERQRYEEGI from the coding sequence ATGCGATTCCATTGGGATAAAAATAAAGCTGAATCTAATTTTCTTAAACATGGTATTACTTTTGAAGATGCTGTTACAATCTTTGCAGACCCTTATTTACTTTTTACTGAAGACATAAAACACTCACAAAAAGAGCAAAGAGAATGGGCAATGGGTGAATCAGAAAATGGTTTAATTTTAGTAGTTGTATTCACCGTCCGTCAAGAAGTATTCAGAATTATTAGTGCCAGAAAAGCAACAAAAAAGGAGCGTCAAAGATATGAAGAAGGAATCTGA
- a CDS encoding ABC transporter ATP-binding protein, with translation MRDRKAEIYNHLQETFTNVKLIKACANEGYEINRFSDLNEENKEANLKAVFLSSSFSPIVDFMNYLGYIIVLIYGSWEVMKNQLTVGELTAFLAYLNQINQPVKRYSKIIHTIQKGASALQRIFETLDTETEVKEKENAVILPEIKGKIKLENITFNYAQSNHILKEFNLTIEAGKTVALVGTSGAGEKSPFFNS, from the coding sequence ATGAGAGATCGCAAAGCAGAAATTTATAATCATTTACAAGAAACTTTCACTAATGTTAAATTAATTAAAGCCTGTGCTAATGAAGGTTATGAAATTAATCGTTTTTCTGACTTAAATGAAGAAAATAAGGAAGCTAATTTAAAGGCGGTATTTCTTTCTTCTTCTTTTTCTCCTATTGTCGATTTTATGAACTATTTAGGTTATATTATTGTCCTGATTTATGGTTCATGGGAGGTGATGAAAAATCAGCTTACCGTTGGGGAGTTAACGGCATTTTTAGCTTATCTTAATCAGATTAATCAACCGGTAAAACGTTATAGTAAAATAATTCATACTATTCAAAAAGGTGCCAGCGCCCTCCAACGTATTTTTGAAACTCTGGATACGGAAACAGAAGTTAAAGAGAAAGAAAATGCGGTAATTTTACCAGAAATTAAAGGAAAAATTAAACTAGAAAATATTACTTTTAATTATGCCCAAAGTAATCATATTTTAAAAGAATTTAACTTGACTATTGAAGCAGGAAAAACAGTGGCTTTGGTTGGTACTTCGGGCGCTGGTGAAAAATCCCCGTTTTTTAATTCTTGA
- a CDS encoding efflux RND transporter periplasmic adaptor subunit produces the protein MSELQNQVEEVTSPDDTSEDQETKNVKKTNWLGISSGILLIGGVFAGGWYWYNQANQPQEVMAQMPPTGVELMAVGSETIEISSEVLANFSASQTVALRPEIDGRITDIFVREGDTVSVGQELFALDSETLQAELRQAEAGLTSALATLAELEAGSRDEDIAVAHAALQEAEIRLNNAREGASPEEIAQAQAQVEQAQADANLATERVKRNTVLVQEGAISQDRFDALKTEAESTRAQVEQAQRRLSQLKQGRQSNLGELQAQVEQAQQNLNRVEAGARSETIDQARANVSEAEANVARLQSELDKAVVRAPIDGIVGDIPVKIGEYVQNGDNLTNLTQNDLLELNLSVPVSSAPQLRLGLPVEILDQEGNPLSEGEISFISPNVSADSQLILAKANFPNGEGFLNRQFISARIIWSETTGVTVPTTAISRIGGQNFVFVAQPAEEGEGLIALQKQVELGTIQGNTYEVISGLEVGDEVVTAGILKIRDGSPIQPL, from the coding sequence ATGTCAGAACTACAGAACCAAGTAGAAGAAGTGACCAGCCCAGATGACACTTCCGAAGACCAAGAGACCAAAAATGTCAAAAAAACTAATTGGCTGGGTATCAGTAGCGGTATATTGCTCATAGGAGGAGTTTTTGCAGGGGGTTGGTACTGGTATAATCAAGCCAATCAGCCACAAGAAGTAATGGCACAAATGCCCCCTACAGGAGTTGAGTTAATGGCGGTGGGATCGGAAACCATCGAAATTTCCAGCGAAGTTTTAGCCAATTTTTCTGCTAGTCAAACAGTAGCACTAAGACCAGAAATTGACGGGCGCATTACAGATATTTTTGTGCGAGAAGGGGATACTGTCAGTGTCGGGCAGGAGTTATTTGCCCTTGACAGTGAAACGTTACAAGCGGAGTTAAGACAAGCAGAAGCCGGTTTAACCAGCGCCCTTGCCACTTTAGCAGAATTGGAAGCAGGAAGCAGAGATGAGGATATAGCGGTGGCGCACGCCGCCTTACAGGAAGCAGAAATTAGATTAAATAACGCTAGGGAAGGGGCATCCCCCGAAGAAATCGCCCAAGCTCAAGCCCAAGTAGAACAAGCTCAAGCGGATGCGAATTTAGCCACTGAGAGGGTTAAACGTAATACCGTATTGGTGCAAGAAGGAGCAATTTCCCAAGATCGTTTCGATGCCCTAAAAACGGAAGCGGAAAGCACTAGGGCGCAGGTAGAACAAGCCCAACGCCGTTTGAGTCAACTCAAACAAGGCAGACAGTCTAATTTAGGGGAATTACAGGCACAAGTCGAACAGGCTCAACAAAACCTCAATCGGGTAGAAGCGGGGGCAAGAAGTGAAACCATTGACCAAGCGAGGGCAAATGTTAGTGAAGCTGAAGCCAATGTGGCGCGTCTTCAATCAGAGTTAGATAAAGCTGTGGTGAGGGCGCCCATCGATGGCATTGTGGGTGATATTCCTGTAAAAATTGGGGAGTATGTCCAAAATGGGGATAATTTGACTAATTTAACTCAAAATGACCTTTTAGAGCTAAATTTATCTGTACCCGTGTCTAGCGCCCCCCAATTGCGTTTAGGATTACCTGTAGAAATTTTAGACCAAGAAGGAAATCCTTTAAGTGAAGGCGAAATCAGCTTTATTTCTCCCAATGTTTCGGCTGATTCCCAGTTAATTTTAGCTAAAGCAAATTTTCCTAACGGAGAAGGATTTTTAAACCGTCAATTCATCAGCGCACGCATAATTTGGTCAGAAACTACAGGGGTGACAGTGCCTACCACCGCTATTTCTAGGATTGGGGGACAAAATTTCGTTTTTGTGGCGCAACCTGCAGAGGAAGGGGAAGGATTGATTGCATTACAAAAACAAGTAGAATTAGGCACAATTCAGGGTAACACTTACGAGGTAATCAGTGGCTTGGAAGTGGGAGATGAAGTGGTTACGGCTGGGATTCTCAAAATTAGGGATGGTAGCCCCATTCAACCTCTTTAG
- a CDS encoding BrnA antitoxin family protein — MKKESEFPFERARQVTPEENEKFRKAIASQFNLKLRKRGRPAKDENELYEQISIRLHPEVLAWAKKEAEKQGIGYQTVINQTLLQQII, encoded by the coding sequence ATGAAGAAGGAATCTGAATTCCCTTTTGAAAGGGCAAGGCAAGTTACACCAGAGGAAAATGAAAAGTTCCGAAAAGCTATTGCATCTCAGTTTAATCTTAAACTAAGAAAGCGTGGACGACCTGCTAAGGATGAAAATGAGTTATATGAACAAATATCAATTAGGCTTCATCCAGAAGTATTAGCTTGGGCAAAAAAAGAGGCGGAAAAACAAGGTATCGGTTATCAAACTGTGATCAATCAAACTCTTTTGCAACAGATTATTTAA
- a CDS encoding ABC transporter ATP-binding protein, with amino-acid sequence MALFLKKNPLPPNLVRIGKDLFKLLWIYPGWMIAAILSTVIVSALEPTKAWMSKSFLDDLKDNSDLNISDSLHEYIIKFGGIFLALALLNFGDKIIDKIFETKMILCLQRTYLERRKKEETTEDISRILFDCSKAKPAIDVIHKDGWKIVSQVISVVVWQVNLAPEWIPALLIAVLPPMFMGFIFSKFIQQASLEMLETQQEIASSTSKDKNVEFARHQDSFLKQVMKLEMFKQGTEVLVDFLTWFGLFILVIVATILPIDILPQEITAGDLVLFWINLNLLSKPLGEIAKVYNKARESYPALTRVLTPL; translated from the coding sequence ATGGCACTTTTTTTGAAAAAAAATCCACTTCCCCCTAATTTAGTTAGGATTGGTAAAGACTTATTTAAACTGCTGTGGATTTATCCGGGATGGATGATTGCCGCCATTTTATCTACCGTTATCGTCTCCGCGCTTGAACCAACTAAAGCATGGATGAGTAAAAGTTTTCTTGACGATTTAAAGGATAATAGTGATCTCAATATCAGTGATTCTTTACATGAATATATCATTAAATTTGGGGGAATATTTCTAGCTTTAGCATTACTAAATTTTGGCGATAAAATTATTGATAAAATATTTGAAACAAAAATGATTTTATGCTTACAAAGAACTTATTTAGAAAGGAGAAAAAAAGAAGAAACAACCGAAGATATATCTCGTATATTATTTGATTGTAGTAAAGCAAAACCAGCTATTGATGTAATTCATAAAGATGGCTGGAAAATTGTTTCTCAAGTTATTTCTGTTGTTGTTTGGCAAGTTAACCTTGCTCCTGAATGGATACCAGCCTTATTAATTGCTGTTTTACCTCCCATGTTTATGGGATTTATTTTTAGTAAATTCATTCAACAGGCAAGTTTAGAAATGTTAGAAACACAACAAGAAATTGCTTCTTCTACCAGTAAAGATAAAAATGTAGAATTTGCCAGACATCAAGACTCATTTTTAAAGCAAGTCATGAAACTAGAAATGTTTAAACAAGGTACAGAAGTTCTAGTGGATTTTTTGACATGGTTTGGTTTATTTATTTTAGTAATTGTTGCCACTATTTTACCTATCGATATTCTTCCCCAAGAAATTACCGCCGGTGATTTAGTTTTATTTTGGATTAATCTTAATTTATTGTCAAAACCATTAGGAGAGATTGCTAAGGTTTATAATAAAGCCAGAGAATCTTATCCAGCTTTAACAAGGGTTTTAACTCCCTTATAA
- a CDS encoding ABC transporter ATP-binding protein: MVKNPRFLILDEATSSLDTESEFLIQEALTELLKNRSCLVIAHRLSTIKKADKIVVLEKGKIVEMGTHDQLLLEEKRYAYFYQMQFPIKVCI, translated from the coding sequence CTGGTGAAAAATCCCCGTTTTTTAATTCTTGATGAGGCGACTTCTTCTTTGGATACAGAGTCGGAATTTTTAATTCAAGAAGCCTTAACGGAGTTATTAAAAAATCGTAGTTGTTTAGTAATTGCCCATCGTTTAAGCACTATTAAAAAAGCTGATAAAATTGTGGTTTTAGAAAAGGGTAAAATTGTGGAAATGGGTACTCATGATCAACTACTATTAGAAGAAAAAAGATATGCCTATTTCTATCAAATGCAATTCCCTATTAAGGTTTGCATTTAG
- a CDS encoding ABC transporter ATP-binding protein, whose amino-acid sequence MQSNFIRKIAEGKPKDFTIEANSFSLIKHFSSYLLKYKLLLFIGSILIFIGSFIQVLIPQITRYFIDVIIPNKRFDLIPWLGGGIAITALIIGGLNFARSYISSLVGQRIIFDLRANLYEHLQYLSLSFFENQRTGALMGKVIQDVEAVEKLITTEVVEIIAEIFTFVVVVSYLFYADWKVTILILITLPIMIYLTQVLGSTIRSAY is encoded by the coding sequence ATGCAAAGTAATTTTATTCGCAAAATAGCGGAAGGAAAACCAAAAGATTTCACAATTGAAGCTAATAGCTTTAGTTTAATTAAACATTTTAGTAGTTATTTATTAAAATATAAATTACTGCTTTTTATTGGTTCTATTTTAATTTTTATTGGTTCTTTTATTCAAGTTTTAATACCTCAAATTACCCGTTATTTTATTGATGTTATAATTCCTAATAAGCGCTTTGATTTAATTCCTTGGTTGGGGGGAGGAATTGCTATTACTGCTTTAATTATTGGTGGTTTAAATTTTGCGAGAAGTTATATTAGTTCTTTAGTTGGACAAAGAATAATTTTTGATTTGAGGGCTAATTTATATGAACATTTACAATATTTATCCCTTAGTTTTTTTGAGAATCAACGTACAGGGGCGCTGATGGGTAAAGTCATTCAAGATGTAGAAGCGGTAGAAAAGTTAATTACTACTGAAGTGGTGGAAATTATCGCCGAAATTTTTACTTTTGTGGTGGTGGTTAGTTACCTTTTTTATGCTGATTGGAAGGTAACAATTTTAATTTTAATTACTTTGCCTATAATGATTTATTTAACTCAGGTTTTAGGTAGTACTATTCGCTCTGCTTATTAA
- the psbA gene encoding photosystem II q(b) protein, with amino-acid sequence MTTTLQQQRSSTWEQFCQWITSTNNRLYVGWFGVLMIPCLLAATTCFLIAFVAAPPVDIDGIREPVAGSLLYGNNIISGAVVPSSNAIGLHFYPIWEAASLDEWLYNGGPYQLVVFHFLIGIFCYMGRQWELSYRLGMRPWICVAYSAPVSAATAVFLIYPIGQGSFSDGMPLGISGTFNFMFVFQAEHNILMHPFHMLGVAGVFGGSLFSAMHGSLVTSSLVRETTETESQNYGYKFGQEEETYNIVAAHGYFGRLIFQYASFNNSRALHFFLGAWPVIGIWFTAMGVSTMAFNLNGFNFNQSILDSQGHVIGTWADVLNRANIGIEVMHERNAHNFPLDLASAEAVSAPVING; translated from the coding sequence ATGACTACCACATTACAACAACAACGGTCTTCCACTTGGGAGCAGTTTTGTCAGTGGATCACCTCTACCAACAACCGCTTATATGTAGGCTGGTTCGGTGTATTAATGATCCCTTGCTTATTAGCTGCAACCACTTGCTTCTTAATCGCTTTCGTAGCTGCTCCTCCTGTGGATATCGACGGTATCCGTGAACCAGTTGCTGGTTCTTTATTGTACGGCAACAACATCATCTCTGGTGCTGTAGTACCTAGCTCCAATGCTATCGGTTTACACTTCTACCCTATTTGGGAAGCTGCATCCTTAGATGAGTGGTTATACAACGGTGGTCCTTACCAATTAGTAGTATTCCATTTCTTAATCGGAATTTTCTGCTACATGGGTCGTCAGTGGGAATTATCCTACCGTTTAGGAATGCGTCCTTGGATTTGTGTTGCATACTCTGCACCTGTATCCGCTGCGACTGCAGTATTCTTAATCTACCCCATTGGTCAAGGTTCTTTCTCCGATGGTATGCCTTTAGGTATCTCTGGTACTTTCAACTTCATGTTTGTATTCCAAGCTGAACACAACATCTTAATGCACCCCTTCCATATGTTGGGTGTAGCTGGTGTATTCGGTGGTTCTTTATTCTCTGCAATGCACGGTTCTCTCGTAACTTCTTCTTTAGTTCGTGAAACCACTGAAACTGAGTCTCAGAACTATGGTTACAAATTCGGTCAAGAAGAAGAAACCTACAACATCGTAGCTGCTCACGGATATTTTGGTCGTTTAATCTTCCAATATGCTTCCTTCAACAACAGCCGCGCGTTACACTTCTTCTTAGGTGCATGGCCTGTAATTGGTATTTGGTTCACCGCAATGGGTGTAAGTACCATGGCATTCAACTTAAATGGTTTCAATTTCAACCAGTCTATCTTAGATAGTCAAGGTCATGTAATCGGAACTTGGGCAGACGTATTAAACCGCGCTAACATCGGTATCGAAGTAATGCACGAACGTAACGCTCACAACTTCCCCTTAGATTTAGCCTCTGCTGAAGCAGTTTCTGCTCCTGTAATCAACGGTTAA